The genomic region GACGGGGTCAGCATCGCCACCGCCGAGAAGGCTCTCCTCGACGCCGTGTACCTCAGGAAATATGTCCCCTTCAGGGACGAACTGGAAACGGATGTCCTCGACCCCGCAAAGCTCAAAGAAATGGCGGCTCCCTTCCCGTCCACAACCCGTAACATGGCACTTTCATTGATCCCATGAAACGAACCGCTGGGAGGGACATATGCGAAACATCTCGAGAGACGCCATAGCCAGGTGCGGACGTGTTTGTGATTCGGGGGAAGTGAACATTGGAGGCGAGTGAATGGTTGGTGCTATCGCGGGTGATATTATTGGGTCGGTGTATGAGGCGCATCCTGTCAAGATGAAGGATTTCCCTCTTTTTCACCCCCGGTGCCGTTTCACCGATGATTCCGTGCTCACCATCGCGGTGGCCGAGGCCATTTTGACGGACGGGGACTACCGCCGCTCAGTGTGGGAGTTGGGTCGCCGGTATCCGTATGCGGGGTACGGCGGCGACTTCAGACGCTGGCTGAACTCGAGTTCCCCCGAACCATACAACAGTTGGGGCAACGGCTCCGCCATGCGGGTCAGTCCCGTGGGGTGGGCATTTAACAGCATCGACGAGGTCCTCACCGAGGCCGCCCGGACGGCGGAAATATCCCACAACCACCCCGAAGGCATCAAAGGCGCACAGGCCGCAGCATTAGCCGTGTTCCTGGCCAGGACGACAGGGGACAAAGAGCTCATGAAGAAGGAAATATCCGAACGCTTCGGCTACGACCTCAACCGCACGGTCGACAGCATCCGCCCATCCTACGGCTTCGACGTATCCTGCCAGGGCACGGTACCGGAAGCCATCATCGCCTTCCTCGACGCCAACGACTACGAAGACGCCATCCGCAACGCCATTTCTCTTGGGGGTGATAGCGACACGCTTGCGTGTATCACAGGGGCGATTGCAG from Syntrophorhabdus sp. harbors:
- a CDS encoding ADP-ribosylglycohydrolase family protein, which translates into the protein MVGAIAGDIIGSVYEAHPVKMKDFPLFHPRCRFTDDSVLTIAVAEAILTDGDYRRSVWELGRRYPYAGYGGDFRRWLNSSSPEPYNSWGNGSAMRVSPVGWAFNSIDEVLTEAARTAEISHNHPEGIKGAQAAALAVFLARTTGDKELMKKEISERFGYDLNRTVDSIRPSYGFDVSCQGTVPEAIIAFLDANDYEDAIRNAISLGGDSDTLACITGAIAEAYYGPVAQSIFDKVKVILPGDLWGIAEGFCGKYGPVYVWKG